One window from the genome of Hyalangium ruber encodes:
- a CDS encoding radical SAM protein, with protein sequence MPAARPHIEPHRHPTADSVVVKEIYLSVQGESSHAGLLCSFVRLTGCHLRCTYCDSEFAFRGGNRMKNAEVVAQVKALRSPLVEVTGGEPLLQPGVYPLMEALLAEGLTVLLETSGAIDVRLVPPEVHKIVDVKTPSSGESDRNDYRNFLSMNARDELKFVIGSREDYEWSKALIAEHRLLEKPYGTLFSTVFDKLHPRELAEWVIEDRLPVRFQLQMHKYMWDPAARGV encoded by the coding sequence ATGCCCGCCGCGCGTCCCCACATCGAGCCCCACCGCCATCCCACCGCTGACTCCGTGGTGGTGAAGGAGATCTACCTCTCCGTCCAGGGAGAGTCCTCTCACGCCGGGCTGCTGTGCTCCTTCGTGCGGCTCACCGGCTGCCACCTGCGCTGCACCTACTGCGACAGCGAGTTCGCCTTCCGGGGCGGCAACCGCATGAAGAACGCGGAGGTGGTGGCCCAGGTGAAGGCCCTGCGCTCCCCGCTGGTCGAGGTGACGGGCGGCGAGCCCCTGCTCCAGCCCGGCGTGTACCCGCTCATGGAGGCCCTGCTCGCGGAGGGGCTCACCGTGCTGCTCGAGACGAGCGGCGCCATCGACGTGCGGCTCGTGCCTCCCGAGGTCCACAAAATCGTCGACGTGAAGACGCCCTCCTCGGGCGAGAGCGACCGCAACGACTACCGCAACTTCCTCTCGATGAACGCGCGTGACGAGCTGAAGTTCGTCATCGGCAGCCGCGAGGACTACGAGTGGAGCAAGGCGCTCATCGCCGAGCACCGGCTGCTGGAGAAGCCCTACGGGACGCTGTTCTCCACCGTGTTCGACAAGCTCCACCCGCGCGAGCTGGCCGAGTGGGTAATCGAGGACCGGCTGCCGGTGCGCTTCCAGCTCCAGATGCACAAGTACATGTGGGACCCCGCCGCGCGCGGCGTGTGA